From the genome of Phyllostomus discolor isolate MPI-MPIP mPhyDis1 chromosome 12, mPhyDis1.pri.v3, whole genome shotgun sequence, one region includes:
- the YIF1B gene encoding protein YIF1B isoform X1 has product MHSAGLATAGTPRQRKWPSKRRIPVSHLGMSDPHQLFDDTSSAQSRGYGAQREPSGLGYPTASASPQGAFLNDPVSNMAMAYGSSLAAQGKELVDKNIDRFIPVTKLKYYFAVDTLYVGKKLGLLFFPYLHQDWEVQYQQDTPVAPRFDINAPDLYIPAMAFITYILVAGLALGTQERFSPDLLGLQASSALAWLTLEVLAILLSLYLVTANTDLTTIDLVAFLGYKYVGMIGGVLMGLLFGKIGYYLVLGWCCVSIFVFMIRTLRLKILAEAAAEGVPVRGARNQLRMYLTMAVAAAQPLLMYWLTFHLVR; this is encoded by the exons ATGCACTCCGCGGGCTTGGCGACGGCGGGGACGCCCCGGCAGCGTAAGTGGC CCTCAAAGCGGAGAATCCCTGTGTCCCATCTGGGCATGTCTGACCCCCACCAGCTTTTCGATGACACGAGTTCCGCCCAGAGCCGGGGTTATGGGGCCCAGCGGGAGCCCAGTGGCCTGGGCTACCCTACAGCCTCCGCCTCGCCCCAGGGGGCCTTCCTGAATGATCCCGTGTCCAACATGGCCATGGCCTATGGGAGCAGCCTGGCTGCGCAAGGCAAGGAGCTGGTGGATAAGAAC ATCGACCGCTTCATCCCTGTCACCAAGCTCAAGTATTACTTTGCTGTGGACACCCTGTACGTGGGCAAAAAGCTGGGCCTGCTCTTCTTTCCCTACCTGCACCAG GACTGGGAGGTGCAGTACCAGCAGGACACGCCAGTGGCCCCCCGCTTTGACATCAATGCTCCTGACCTCTACATTCCAG CTATGGCTTTTATCACCTACATCTTGGtggcaggcctggccctggggacccaggagag GTTCTCCCCAGAcctcctggggctgcaggccagcTCGGCGTTGGCCTGGCTGACACTGGAGGTGCTGGCCATCCTGCTCAGCCTCTACCTGGTCACTGCCAACACCGACCTCACCACCATTGATCTGGTGGCCTTTTTGGGCTACAAATACGTTGG gaTGATTGGCGGGGTCCTCATGGGCCTGCTCTTTGGGAAGATTGGCTACTACCTGGTGCTGGGCTGGTGCTGCGTGTCAATCTTTGTGTTCATG ATCCGGACGCTGCGTCTGAAGATCCTGGCGGAGGCTGCGGCTGAGGGAGTCCCAGTGCGCGGGGCACGGAACCAGCTGCGCATGTACCTGACCATGGCCGTGGCCGCCGCGCAGCCTCTGCTTATGTACTGGCTCACCTTCCACCTGGTGCGGTGA
- the KCNK6 gene encoding potassium channel subfamily K member 6, translating into MRRGALLAGALVSYAAYLGLGALLVGRLEGPHEARLRAELKMLREQLLRRSPCLAAPALDAFLERVLAAGRLGLTAFANASGPTNASDPAWDFASALFFASTLVTTVGYGYTTPLTDAGKAFSIAFALLGVPATMLLLTASAQHLSLLLTHAPLSWLSTRWGWDSRRAARWHLVVLLGIVVTICFLVPAAVFAYLEEAWSFLDAFYFCFISLSTIGLGDYVPGEAPGQPYRALYKVLVTAYLFLGLVIMVLVLQTVRHVSDLHGLSELILLPSSCPASVTEDEDDRVDILGPHSEPHQQLTTSSHTDYASIPR; encoded by the exons ATGCGGCGGGGCGCGCTCCTAGCAGGCGCCCTGGTCTCCTACGCCGCGTACCTGGGGCTGGGCGCGCTGCTGGTGGGACGTCTGGAGGGGCCACACGAGGCTCGGCTCCGCGCGGAGCTGAAGATGCTAAGGGAGCAGCTGCTGCGGCGAAGCCCGTGCTTGGCCGCCCCCGCCCTGGACGCTTTCCTGGAGCGGGTGCTGGCGGCCGGGCGGCTGGGGCTCACTGCCTTCGCCAACGCTTCGGGGCCCACTAACGCCTCGGACCCCGCCTGGGACTTTGCCTCTGCTCTCTTCTTCGCCAGCACACTGGTCACCACCGTGG GCTATGGGTACACGACGCCACTCACTGATGCGGGCAAGGCCTTTTCCATTGCCTTTGCGCTCCTGGGCGTGCCAGCCACCATGTTGCTGCTGACTGCCTCAGCCCAGCACCTGTCTCTGCTGCTGACCCATGCACCCCTGTCCTGGCTGAGCACACGCTGGGGCTGGGACTCCCGGCGGGCAGCCCGCTGGCACCTGGTGGTTCTGCTGGGGATCGTGGTGACCATCTGCTTCCTGGTACCAGCTGCAGTCTTTGCCTACCTTGAGGAGGCCTGGAGCTTCCTGGATGCCTTCTACTTCTGCTTCATCTCTCTGTCCACCATTGGCCTGGGTGACTACGTGCCTGGGGAAGCCCCTGGCCAGCCCTACCGGGCCCTCTACAAGGTGCTAGTCACAG CCTACCTCTTCCTGGGCCTGGTCATCATGGTTCTGGTGCTGCAGACTGTCCGCCACGTGTCTGACCTTCACGGCCTCTCAGAGCTCATCCTGCTGCCCAGTTCATGCCCTGCCAGCGTCACTGAGGATGAGGATGATCGGGTAGACATCCTGGGCCCCCACTCAGAACCACACCAGCAACTCACCACCAGCTCCCACACCGACTATGCCTCTATCCCCAGGTAG
- the YIF1B gene encoding protein YIF1B isoform X2 yields MHSAGLATAGTPRQPSKRRIPVSHLGMSDPHQLFDDTSSAQSRGYGAQREPSGLGYPTASASPQGAFLNDPVSNMAMAYGSSLAAQGKELVDKNIDRFIPVTKLKYYFAVDTLYVGKKLGLLFFPYLHQDWEVQYQQDTPVAPRFDINAPDLYIPAMAFITYILVAGLALGTQERFSPDLLGLQASSALAWLTLEVLAILLSLYLVTANTDLTTIDLVAFLGYKYVGMIGGVLMGLLFGKIGYYLVLGWCCVSIFVFMIRTLRLKILAEAAAEGVPVRGARNQLRMYLTMAVAAAQPLLMYWLTFHLVR; encoded by the exons ATGCACTCCGCGGGCTTGGCGACGGCGGGGACGCCCCGGCAGC CCTCAAAGCGGAGAATCCCTGTGTCCCATCTGGGCATGTCTGACCCCCACCAGCTTTTCGATGACACGAGTTCCGCCCAGAGCCGGGGTTATGGGGCCCAGCGGGAGCCCAGTGGCCTGGGCTACCCTACAGCCTCCGCCTCGCCCCAGGGGGCCTTCCTGAATGATCCCGTGTCCAACATGGCCATGGCCTATGGGAGCAGCCTGGCTGCGCAAGGCAAGGAGCTGGTGGATAAGAAC ATCGACCGCTTCATCCCTGTCACCAAGCTCAAGTATTACTTTGCTGTGGACACCCTGTACGTGGGCAAAAAGCTGGGCCTGCTCTTCTTTCCCTACCTGCACCAG GACTGGGAGGTGCAGTACCAGCAGGACACGCCAGTGGCCCCCCGCTTTGACATCAATGCTCCTGACCTCTACATTCCAG CTATGGCTTTTATCACCTACATCTTGGtggcaggcctggccctggggacccaggagag GTTCTCCCCAGAcctcctggggctgcaggccagcTCGGCGTTGGCCTGGCTGACACTGGAGGTGCTGGCCATCCTGCTCAGCCTCTACCTGGTCACTGCCAACACCGACCTCACCACCATTGATCTGGTGGCCTTTTTGGGCTACAAATACGTTGG gaTGATTGGCGGGGTCCTCATGGGCCTGCTCTTTGGGAAGATTGGCTACTACCTGGTGCTGGGCTGGTGCTGCGTGTCAATCTTTGTGTTCATG ATCCGGACGCTGCGTCTGAAGATCCTGGCGGAGGCTGCGGCTGAGGGAGTCCCAGTGCGCGGGGCACGGAACCAGCTGCGCATGTACCTGACCATGGCCGTGGCCGCCGCGCAGCCTCTGCTTATGTACTGGCTCACCTTCCACCTGGTGCGGTGA
- the YIF1B gene encoding protein YIF1B isoform X3, with translation MPAPASKRRIPVSHLGMSDPHQLFDDTSSAQSRGYGAQREPSGLGYPTASASPQGAFLNDPVSNMAMAYGSSLAAQGKELVDKNIDRFIPVTKLKYYFAVDTLYVGKKLGLLFFPYLHQDWEVQYQQDTPVAPRFDINAPDLYIPAMAFITYILVAGLALGTQERFSPDLLGLQASSALAWLTLEVLAILLSLYLVTANTDLTTIDLVAFLGYKYVGMIGGVLMGLLFGKIGYYLVLGWCCVSIFVFMIRTLRLKILAEAAAEGVPVRGARNQLRMYLTMAVAAAQPLLMYWLTFHLVR, from the exons ATGCCAGCTCCGG CCTCAAAGCGGAGAATCCCTGTGTCCCATCTGGGCATGTCTGACCCCCACCAGCTTTTCGATGACACGAGTTCCGCCCAGAGCCGGGGTTATGGGGCCCAGCGGGAGCCCAGTGGCCTGGGCTACCCTACAGCCTCCGCCTCGCCCCAGGGGGCCTTCCTGAATGATCCCGTGTCCAACATGGCCATGGCCTATGGGAGCAGCCTGGCTGCGCAAGGCAAGGAGCTGGTGGATAAGAAC ATCGACCGCTTCATCCCTGTCACCAAGCTCAAGTATTACTTTGCTGTGGACACCCTGTACGTGGGCAAAAAGCTGGGCCTGCTCTTCTTTCCCTACCTGCACCAG GACTGGGAGGTGCAGTACCAGCAGGACACGCCAGTGGCCCCCCGCTTTGACATCAATGCTCCTGACCTCTACATTCCAG CTATGGCTTTTATCACCTACATCTTGGtggcaggcctggccctggggacccaggagag GTTCTCCCCAGAcctcctggggctgcaggccagcTCGGCGTTGGCCTGGCTGACACTGGAGGTGCTGGCCATCCTGCTCAGCCTCTACCTGGTCACTGCCAACACCGACCTCACCACCATTGATCTGGTGGCCTTTTTGGGCTACAAATACGTTGG gaTGATTGGCGGGGTCCTCATGGGCCTGCTCTTTGGGAAGATTGGCTACTACCTGGTGCTGGGCTGGTGCTGCGTGTCAATCTTTGTGTTCATG ATCCGGACGCTGCGTCTGAAGATCCTGGCGGAGGCTGCGGCTGAGGGAGTCCCAGTGCGCGGGGCACGGAACCAGCTGCGCATGTACCTGACCATGGCCGTGGCCGCCGCGCAGCCTCTGCTTATGTACTGGCTCACCTTCCACCTGGTGCGGTGA